The following DNA comes from Alienimonas californiensis.
GACGGTGATCGAGCAGCCGACGACGCTCTCCGAGCTGATCCGTAACCCGTACGACGTCTATGACTTGCGCGAGCATGTCGCCGTCCCGGCCGACTGTCTGCTGGCCCGTCAGGCCTGCCTGCCGTGCACCCGCTGCGTGACCACCTGCGCCGGCTGCTGCGGCGGGGTCGTCACCGAGACGGTTCCCGTGCCCGGCGTGAACCCCTACGCGGCCGAGCAGATCGGCCAGATCCTGCTGAACCGCACCCCGGACGATCCGCGGGTGAGCTACCTGATGTTCGTGATCCGCTACCGCGAAGCCCGCTACGACGAAGCGTTCGCCTTCCTCGAAGAGGCGGTCCTGCTGGAGCAGGCCAACCCGAACGCGTTCCCCAACTACGGCGAGTTCATGACGCCGATCCAGGGCCGCTCCCGCGTCTACCTGGAGCGGGTCCGCAGCCTGGCCGGCCTGGGCGTGATCTAAGCGCGGCGGTCGCCGGCGCCCCCGCCGCGGACGCCGGGTCCACGGCGGGCCCAAAACGAGCCATGAGCCCGGAGCGCAAGCTCCGGTCGTCGGCGCAGCCGACAATGATGCGCACGGCCGGAGCTTGCGCTCGGGACTCCCAACTCGACCCGCAGCGGCGTTTTACGGTGCGGCCTAGCCGACGGCCTTCTCGAAGTACGCCATCACGGTATCCAGCGAGACGCCCCACAGGTCGGAGAGCACCAGCGGTCCGCCGAGGCCCAGCTTCGTAAAGGAGGCCGCGGGGGTGTCCAAGGCGACGGCGAGTTGCCGGCGCCAGTCGTCCGGCCAACCCTCGAACTGGCGGCGCTGCCGCTGATCCGCGAGCCGGCGGCCCTGCCCGGCGGTGATCGCCTCCAGCGCGGCCAGCCGGCTCTCCTCGGTGATCGCCCCCCGGTCGAGGTCGACCCGCAGGAAGAAGGTCATCACCGGGTTCAGACTCTCGTCGATCAGGGCGGAGACGAGTTTCAACTCCGACCCGAGGATCACGTCGAGTTCGCCCGCGTCCGCTTCGCCCGCCCAGACGGCCTCGGCCGCGGCGGTCGGGACGCGGCGGAACTGACCGTCGACGTCGACGACGAAGTACCGCAGATTCATCGGGCGATCCCGGTCGGAAATGAGGTGAGACGGGTTCAGGATACGGCTGCCCTCAGGCGTCGGCCATCGGGCGGAACCCTGTCCGTCGGGGGAGAGAATCGCGTTCCCGCCACGGCGTCGGTCGGACCGGAGTCCCGTGGCCGCCGTTGGTATCCTGCCGCGGTGACGACGCCCGAACCGCCCGCCGACCTCGCCTTCGACGATCCGCCCGCCTGCCCGCAACCGCCAGCCCCGCGGGGGAGCGGCGAGCCGGTCGTGGACGCGACGGGCCTCACCAAGACCTACCGCGACGGCTGGTTCGGCCGGACGAAGGTGCACGCCCTGCGGGGGGTGAGCTTCCGGGTGGAGCGAGGGGAGATCTTCGGCCTGCTGGGGCCGAACGGGGCGGGGAAGACCACGCTGATCAAGGTGCTGCTGGGCATTTGCCGCAAGTCCGGCGGCACGGCGACAGTGCTCGGCTGCCCCGCCGGCGCCCGGGAGGCCCGCTGTCGGATCGGCTACCTGCCGGAGGGCCACCGCCTGCCGCGGCACCTCACCGCGAACACCGCCCTCGATTACTACGGCGGCCTGTCCGGCCTCTCCGGCGCCGACGTAAAGCGACGCCGCGGCGACCTGCTGCGGCTGGTCGGCCTGTCCAAATGGGGCGACACGAACGTCCGCAAGTTTTCCAAGGGCATGCAGCAGCGGCTCGGCCTCGCCCAGGCGATGCTGCACGACCCGGACCTGCTGATCCTCGACGAACCCACCGACGGCGTCGACCCGGTCGGCCGGGCCGACATCCGCAAAGTGCTGGGCGAACTGAAGGCCCGCGGGAAGACGGTGTTCCTCAACTCCCACCTGTTGCAGGAACTGGAGATGGTCTGCGACCGGGCCGCGATCCTGCGGAACGGGGAGGTCCGCGGGATCGGCAACATGGACGAACTCCGCGGCGGCGGGGAGCAGATCTCCCTGCGGGTTCTGGGGGCGGAAAAGGCCGTGCGAGCGGCGTTGGTCGGGGCGCGGCTGGGCGACGTGCCGCTGCGGCCGCTGGGGGCCGACGCCGACGGCCGCGGCCGCTTCACGGTGGAACTCGCGGAGGCGGACCAGCCGCGGATCGACGCCGCCGTCGACGCCCTGCGGGCGGCCGGGGTGAGCCTGCACTCGCTGGTCCGCACCAAACCGTCGCTCGAAGACGCCTTCCTGCGGGCCGTCGCCGACGACCCCACCGCCGACGGCGTCCGTCAGGCCGGCGGCGTGACGGAATGAATCCGGTCCTGCGTCGTCTCCCCCCGCCTTCCGCCTGCCCCCCTCCGACTTCCTGATGCGTCCCTACCTGGCGATCCTGAAGGACAGCGTGCGGGAGGCGGTCCGCAGCCGCACCCTGCCGTTCCTGCTGGCCTTCTTCACCGTCGTGCTGGCCGGCGTGGCCCCGCTGGGCCTGCGGGACGAAACGGCCTGGCGGCTGGAGTCCGGCGATCTGCTCGACGCCCGCCTGCTGCTCGGCGAACTCCGCCGTGACGAGGCGAAGGCGGGCCCCCAGCCGGGCGATCAGGTGTTGGCCGCCCTCCCCGCGGACGTGCGGCGGGCGGTTCTCTCCACCGAGGCGGACGCGGCCCCCGTGGACGCCGAACGGCTGCGGTCCCTGTTGAACGACGACGTGCTCACCGCGTCGGGGTTCTACGACGAGGCGGCCTTCGACGGGGTGCGCTTCAACCGGCCCAACAACGCCTTCGGCGCCCCCGACGAGGAAGCCGGCGAGGCGGAACGCCTGCTGGCCGAGGGGCCGAAATCGCTCCCGGCGGAGCGGCTGGGGCGGCTCAACCGGCTGCTCCTCTCGGCGGCGTTCCCGCAGGCGATCGCCGCCCCGCAGGACGAACGCGTCTTCCTCATCTACGGCCCCTGGGACCTGCCGGAGGACTTCACCGAATTCTTCGCTGCAAACCTTGGGCTGGAGCTGAACCGCAGCGGCGTTCGCTTCATCGCCCGACTCCTGATTGAACCCATGGCGACTTGGGTGGCCGGACCGGTCGGCGTGCTGATCGCCCTGTTGGTGACGGCCTCGCTGATCCCGCAGACGTTTGAGGCCGGGGCGATCGACTTGCTGCTGTCCAAGCCGGTGTATCGCACGGCCACGTTCCTGACGAAGTTCGCCGGCGGCTGCGTGTTCGTGGGCCTCGCCGGGCTCTATTTGTGCGGCGGGCTATGGCTGATCGCCGGTGTGCGGCTGGGCGTGT
Coding sequences within:
- a CDS encoding tetratricopeptide repeat protein, coding for MPVSLLVCLPLLFAPVQPPGADGVAPPLPGQDPPQPNAGEVAPFDDPAPADPGADPFADPAPSPAAQPPQPGVTPAAPFEPSVGVPMQVDPAAEGDIPPVTPGTPLLDGPTVPADPRPGGVVLPLDPAEPDVVIVEEPAVTVIEQPTTLSELIRNPYDVYDLREHVAVPADCLLARQACLPCTRCVTTCAGCCGGVVTETVPVPGVNPYAAEQIGQILLNRTPDDPRVSYLMFVIRYREARYDEAFAFLEEAVLLEQANPNAFPNYGEFMTPIQGRSRVYLERVRSLAGLGVI
- a CDS encoding ABC transporter ATP-binding protein, whose translation is MTTPEPPADLAFDDPPACPQPPAPRGSGEPVVDATGLTKTYRDGWFGRTKVHALRGVSFRVERGEIFGLLGPNGAGKTTLIKVLLGICRKSGGTATVLGCPAGAREARCRIGYLPEGHRLPRHLTANTALDYYGGLSGLSGADVKRRRGDLLRLVGLSKWGDTNVRKFSKGMQQRLGLAQAMLHDPDLLILDEPTDGVDPVGRADIRKVLGELKARGKTVFLNSHLLQELEMVCDRAAILRNGEVRGIGNMDELRGGGEQISLRVLGAEKAVRAALVGARLGDVPLRPLGADADGRGRFTVELAEADQPRIDAAVDALRAAGVSLHSLVRTKPSLEDAFLRAVADDPTADGVRQAGGVTE